The Pagrus major chromosome 17, Pma_NU_1.0 genome includes a region encoding these proteins:
- the LOC141012374 gene encoding prostaglandin reductase 3-like, whose translation MSSLLLLRHGRRALSVIVGRRGTDALSGVHSTARRFIVDMSYSAHFMDFKGSSIPSSMRKLVVNKLSPNFREAVSMQTVAVPTPGDADLLVRNRFVGINASDINYSAGRYDPSVKPPFDAGFEGIGEVVGLGLSASSRYTVGDTVAYFGSGAFAEYTVVPAKESVPVPAVKPEFLTLLVSGATAYIALKRLGDLAKGETVLVTAAAGGTGQFAVQFAKQAGCHVIGTCSSDEKAGFLKSIGCDRPINYKTEDLAKTLRKEYPQGIDVVYESVGGSLLELAVNSLANKGRLIVIGFISGYQSASGIPPFRGGTLPVKLLQKSASIRGFFLPHFISDYREALGSMMQMFAKGKLVCEVDGGDLAQEGRFTGLESVFRAVDYMYDGKNLGKVVVDVAPPSVSSSKL comes from the exons ATgtccagcctgctgctgctgaggcacGGCAGGAGAGCGCTATCGGTAATCGTGGGGCGCAGAGGCACCGACGCACTTTCAGGAGTTCATTCGACTGCGCGGCGCTTCATCGTAGATATGTCCTACTCAGCGCACTTCATGGATTTCAAGGGATCCTCCATACCGAGCAGCATGAGGAAGCTGGTCGTAAACAAGCTTAGTCCGAATTTCCGAGAGGCCGTCTCTATGCAGACCGTCGCGGTCCCGACGCCCGGAGACGCGGACTTGCTCGTCAGAAATCG TTTTGTGGGAATCAACGCTTCTGATATTAATTACTCAGCAGGCCGGTACGATCCCTCGGTGAAGCCCCCCTTCGATGCCGGTTTCGAGGGTATCGGTGAGGTCGTCGGCCTCGGCCTCAGCGCCAGCTCCCGTTACACCGTCGGGGACACTGTGGCCTACTTCGGCAGCGGTGCGTTCGCTGAGTACACGGTGGTGCCGGCCAAGGAAAGCGTGCCTGTACCTGCGGTGAAGCCAGAGTTCCTCACCCTGCTGGTCAGCGGTGCCACGGCCTACATCGCCCTGAAACGTCTGGGCGACCTGGCCAAAGGTGAGACGGTCCTGGTCACAGCGGCTGCTGGTGGAACGGGACAGTTCGCAGTGCAGTTTGCCAAACAGGCCGGTTGTCACGTGATCGGGACCTGTTCATCCGACGAGAAAGCCGGCTTCCTTAAATCCATCGGCTGCGACAGGCCAATCAACTACAAAACAGAAGACCTGGCCAAGACGCTGAGGAAAGAGTACCCACAAGGCATAGATGTGGTGTATGAGTCAGTCGGAGGCAGCCTCTTAGAACTCGCAGTGAACAGTCTGGCCAATAAGGGCCGGCTGATCGTGATTGGCTTCATCTCAGGGTACCAGAGCGCGTCGGGGATCCCGCCCTTCAGAGGGGGAACACTACCGGTGAAGCTGCTCCAGAAGTCGGCCAGTATTCGGGGTTTCTTCCTGCCCCACTTCATCAGTGACTACAGGGAGGCTCTGGGTAGCATGATGCAGATGTTTGCCAAGGGGAAGCTGGTGTGTGAGGTGGATGGAGGGGATTTGGCGCAGGAGGGGAGGTTCACAGGGTTGGAGTCAGTGTTCAGAGCTGTGGACTACATGTATGATGGGAAAAACCTGGGCAAGGTGGTGGTGGATGTGGCACCACCCTCTGTTAGCAGTAGTAAGCTGTGA